Proteins encoded together in one Synechococcus sp. A15-62 window:
- a CDS encoding DUF1350 family protein, which yields MANWRQLGAIWQLRPAEPTGLIEFIGGSYLAATPQISYRRLLEDLAADGLAVHAWAYVPGFDHQRQARDAWSAFRSARRQLEERCGALAAPLRLGHSLGCKLHLLAPDGGRGSRALVALSFNNFNADRSIPLLGELAPRLGVETEFSPSPAETLRLISRHYQQERNLVVRFGRDELDQSGDLIQALRERPSDASSTLELPGDHLTPASAGLRRSFLGDWADDPKRVAVIRQLSRTIGKAIRP from the coding sequence ATGGCTAACTGGCGTCAGCTGGGTGCGATCTGGCAACTGCGGCCGGCCGAACCCACGGGATTGATCGAATTCATCGGCGGCAGTTATCTGGCGGCCACCCCCCAGATCAGCTACCGCAGGTTGCTGGAAGACCTGGCGGCGGATGGTTTGGCCGTGCATGCCTGGGCCTATGTGCCTGGTTTCGATCATCAACGCCAGGCCCGCGATGCCTGGAGTGCCTTTCGCTCAGCGCGTCGCCAACTTGAAGAGCGCTGCGGGGCCCTTGCAGCTCCGCTGCGGCTTGGCCACAGCCTGGGTTGCAAGCTTCACTTGCTGGCCCCCGATGGGGGTCGCGGCAGCAGGGCCCTTGTGGCCCTGAGCTTCAACAACTTCAACGCCGATCGCTCGATTCCCCTGCTGGGTGAACTGGCACCACGGCTCGGGGTGGAAACCGAGTTCAGCCCCAGTCCAGCTGAAACGCTTCGCTTGATCAGCCGCCACTACCAACAAGAGCGGAATCTGGTGGTGCGCTTCGGGCGCGATGAACTGGATCAAAGCGGCGATCTGATCCAGGCCCTGCGAGAACGTCCCTCGGACGCCAGCTCAACCCTGGAGCTGCCCGGCGACCATCTCACGCCCGCCAGTGCCGGGCTGCGGCGCAGCTTCCTCGGAGACTGGGCGGATGACCCCAAGCGGGTGGCGGTCATCCGTCAGCTGAGCCGAACCATCGGCAAGGCGATCAGGCCCTGA
- a CDS encoding peroxiredoxin — protein sequence MALGIGDRLPSFSLEDQNGDLRTPASVKGRWLVLFFYPKDDTPGCTAEACSFRDNAESFAALDAEVWGISGDDAVSHRRFATRHNLTFPLLCDRNNALRREMGVPKALGLLPGRVTYIVDSEGVIRHTFSNLLDGPAHVREAQQVLNQLRG from the coding sequence ATGGCCCTCGGGATCGGCGACCGGCTCCCCTCCTTCAGCCTGGAGGATCAGAACGGTGACCTTCGCACTCCCGCTTCGGTGAAGGGCCGCTGGCTGGTGCTCTTCTTCTATCCCAAGGACGACACCCCCGGCTGCACAGCTGAAGCCTGCAGCTTCCGTGACAACGCAGAGAGCTTTGCTGCCCTCGATGCAGAGGTTTGGGGCATCAGCGGTGATGACGCCGTCAGCCACCGCCGTTTCGCCACCCGCCACAACCTCACGTTTCCTCTGCTCTGCGATCGCAACAACGCCCTGCGCCGCGAGATGGGTGTGCCCAAAGCCCTTGGTCTGCTGCCCGGTCGCGTCACTTACATCGTTGATAGCGAGGGGGTGATCCGTCACACCTTCAGCAACCTCCTGGATGGCCCGGCCCACGTGCGTGAAGCACAGCAGGTGCTGAATCAGCTGCGCGGTTGA
- a CDS encoding 3'-5' exonuclease, translated as MPEQLDLLAGFSRPQAEPQAAASPMPASPAAEPEAKADQPEDAPKASPTTLLIIDTETSGLDPQQDQCLELGSILFDVPSRSVLAQQSFLLPVDSNAAEPINRIPAAVTRRPQPWREALVWFEHLLDAADLLVAHNAAFDRQWFGLGVVPATATPWLCTMDDIRWPAERQLRSRPSVRDLALAYGVPVWAAHRALSDCIYIAEVFARCDDLEQLLERGLEPRQLMRARVSFDERHLAKAAGFRWNDPIKGAWTRRLSAREVAELEFPVAPVELEADRLSA; from the coding sequence ATGCCTGAACAGCTCGATTTGCTTGCGGGGTTTTCAAGGCCTCAGGCGGAGCCCCAAGCAGCCGCATCGCCGATGCCTGCTTCGCCAGCTGCTGAACCCGAGGCCAAGGCTGATCAGCCCGAGGATGCGCCAAAGGCCTCCCCCACCACCCTGCTGATCATTGACACCGAGACCTCCGGTTTGGATCCGCAGCAGGACCAATGCCTTGAGCTGGGCAGCATTTTGTTTGATGTGCCGAGTCGTTCGGTGCTGGCTCAGCAATCGTTTCTTCTGCCGGTGGACTCCAACGCAGCAGAACCGATCAACCGGATCCCCGCCGCCGTCACCCGCCGCCCCCAGCCCTGGCGGGAAGCGTTGGTGTGGTTTGAGCATCTGCTGGACGCTGCCGATCTGCTGGTGGCCCACAACGCGGCCTTCGATCGCCAGTGGTTCGGTCTGGGTGTGGTGCCGGCCACCGCAACACCGTGGCTTTGCACCATGGACGACATCCGCTGGCCGGCGGAGCGCCAGTTGCGTTCGCGGCCGTCGGTGCGGGACTTGGCACTGGCCTACGGCGTCCCGGTCTGGGCGGCCCACCGTGCCCTCAGCGATTGCATCTACATCGCGGAGGTTTTCGCCCGCTGTGACGACCTGGAGCAGTTGTTGGAGCGGGGCCTGGAACCCCGCCAATTGATGCGTGCCCGGGTGTCGTTCGATGAACGCCATCTGGCGAAAGCAGCGGGGTTCCGTTGGAACGATCCGATCAAGGGGGCCTGGACCCGGCGTTTGAGTGCCCGTGAGGTGGCGGAGCTGGAGTTTCCGGTTGCGCCTGTTGAGCTCGAAGCCGATCGCCTCAGCGCCTGA